The genomic region TACGAGTTGTTGGGTTGGCTGCGCTGAGGGCTGAGGCCGGGTTTGGAGACTATTCGGCAGACACAGACCTCTGAGTCTGTCAAAGAGGCCTCTTTCCAGCTGGCCAGTGTCAGCCCCGATTCGCGTCTTTAGCACCGCCCCTGAGAAAGATCGCTGATTGGGGGTTCAACATAGCAGATCAGCACACAAACTCAACAGACCTGATAATAAAGCGGAGGAGGTCAAGATTGTGTCCTTACCGCTTCTCAAGGACGAAGGTCTCGGTCCGTGGTTCCTGAAGTTCAATCTCTCGCTCGTAGGTGCGATCCACGAAGTGTCCATCATCGGCTGGTGGACTAACCTGTACCAGGACATCCCCTACTAACTCGGTTCCTGGATGGTCTGCGTCTGCATACTGCAGTAACCCTGAACTGTTGGTGGTGTGGGTTCCCGAACCCCAGCCCCCGCCGAATCGACGCTGTACGACTCGAACTCTGGCATCTTCGATGGGCGAGCCTGCTTCATCGGTTGCAAGCACCTGAAGCAAGTATGCTTCTGGCAGCTGGAACGTTCCCAGGTTCACTGGGCGATTTGAAACATCGACACAACATTGGAGGTAGTAAATATCTGGAGAACCATCCTGTTTTGGAGACGGAATACGTCTCGCATTGGGGGTCATCTGATAGTATCCAACAGCCACGTTTCTGGGTTGATTGAGTTCCAGATCGAATACACCTCCGTCGTTGGTTTCGATATAGTTCACTCGAAGATTGCGTCCTGCAACTCCAACAAAATCCCTTCTCGCTGGCTTCTTGTTCGTTTTCTGTACTCTCCCATGAATCTGTAGATTAGCTGCTCGGCTACTTGCAGCGGTTCCTGCAATTCCGGCCAACCCCACTCCTGCCGTGATGCCGGCCCGCTTCAAGAACCGACGCCGGTTGATATCGTTCATTTCGTACCTCCAATATCAACTTCGAATTACTACCACTTCTATAATTATGAATTTTGGCTTATATGTGGGGGATAGAATCGTGTACTTGGACACGGTCTCGATTCAAATAAAAACACACAAGTTGGAAATTCTATACATACGTCCCAAACTCCTAATGTGTCTACAATAGAACAAACTTGTTAGGATTAGATAACCGTCTCCTCCTTGGCTGATGGTGGGCTCAATTCACGCCCTGTATTCAGCACGGTACTGTGAAGCTTAAATCAGGTTCCAGGAGCAGGGGCGTTTCATTCGTACTCTCAGGCTGTCGGCGCACTCACCACTCGAAGTAGAAGTTACCGAGCGTCGTTCGCTGCACACATCCTCTCCGTTCAGCAGGACGTTCGTCTCATCATCCGCTGGCTTCGACGGGACCTACGATTCCAACTCCCTCGCTAACCGCTGCAACCGCTCGATTCTGTCCTGCGTCGACGGATGCGTCCGGAACGGAAAGCTGCGCCCGTCCGGGTCCAGCGTCGGCACGATGTCCAGCGCCGCGTACGCCTCCGACCACTCCCGGGGGTCTTCCTGTGGAATCCCGTGTTCGTCGTCCAGCCGGGACAGCGCGCTCGCGAGCGCAGCCGGGTTCCCGGTCAACTCGGCCGCCCCGGCGTCGGCGGCCCACTCTCGACCTCTGGAGAGGAACGCGACGCCGAACTCGCCGTACCGGAGCGCCATCCGCACGAACAGGTTGAACACCACGTCGCCGGGGTCGTTCGGGTTCTCGTCGATGTACAGCCCCTCGGCGTACACAATCGGCGCGAGCGCGGTCGCCATCACCCGGCTGTCGCCGTTCGCGAGGTGGCTGACCTCGTGAGCCAGCACAGCTTCGAGTTCGTCGTCGGGAAGCAGGTCGAGCAGGCCCTGGGAGACGACGAGGAGGGCCGACGAACCGGACCCGACGGTGAACGCTTCGGGCCTGCCGCGGGGCGTGACCTGCACGGACGGTGCGGGGACGTTCCCCTGCCGGGCGAGTCTGGCGACCATCCCGGGGAGTCGCTCGTCCACCTCGTCGGCCGGGACCGCGTCCGAGATGGAGCGTTCCTGCAGTGACTGAACCGTCCCGCGGACACCGAGAACGAAGCCGTAGATGCCGAGCAGGAAGCCGATGGCGAGCACGCCGATTCCCAGGTAGAACGGGCTGAGAACCGAGAGGACGGCGAGCGTGATGGCCGCAGCGCTCTCGATGAGGAGGGAGTACAGCGCCCCCAGAACGACGACGACGATGGCCGCCTGGGGAACGTCCGAGGGCGGGAGGAGGTAGTCGTTTGTGGTGTGATGGGCGACACGCTCCCAGCCAACGTAGACGACGAAGAGAACGGCGAACGCGGCGACGGCCACGATGCCCGGATGGATGTCGAGTACGGTCGAGAGCCGCGGGGCGTCGAGCGCGAACGTCGCCACCTTCGAGGGAATCCAGCCCACCACACCGAGCAGGAGCGCCGACCCGAGCACGCCGGTCACCAGCGCCACCCAGACCGACAGCGAGGCGACTATCGCCGTGGCGACGACCATCCGAACGACCAGAGAGAGGCGCAGCCGCAGGTCCATACGAACATCTCAGAACAGCAGAGTTTCAACGTTCCGGCTGTCCCGTGATGGTCGGGGTCGGAGATATCGTCGCCGACTGGTCCGGCTGGAGTGAGCGCGTGGCTATCCTGTGGCAGGCCGGGGTTTTTCTCCGCTCGAAGCCTTAGAGAACACATGATTCTCTCCCCGATACAGGTATCCGGTCTCCTCCTGCAGGTACAGGGCAACGGCGTCAACGTCGACGTGAACCCCGCCTTCGGCCTCGTCGGGAGCGCCATCAGTGCGTTCCTGACGACGCTGCTCGTCGGGGCCATCCTCGTCGCGCTGGCCCCGAAGTACACCGAGAAGATGATGGACCGGGTCCGCGCCGAACCCATCGGCTCGGCCATCTACGGCATCGTTCTGCTGGTGCTCCTGCTGCTCGTGATGCTCATCCTCGTCATCACCATCATCGGCATCCTGTTCGCCATCCCGCTCGGCATCGTGGTGTTCGTGGCCTGGGCGATCGGCGCGGCCATCGCCTACCTGGCCATCGCGGAACGACTCGTCGGGCTCGAGGACGGCTGGCTGAAGCCCCTGCTGGTCGGTGCAGCCATCAACGGCGGGCTCGCGCTGACTGGCATCGGCGGCATCGTCTCGTTCTGTATCGGTGCGGCCGGCTTCGGCGCGGTCCTGCGGAACTGGCTCAGCTGAGCGCCACGTCGACCACTCGTTCTTCGTCAGCTGCCTCGTAGATCGCTTCGACGAGTTCCATGTCGCGGACGCCCTCGGCCGCGCCGGCGATGGGTTCCTCGCCCCGGAGCACGCACTGGGCGAAGTAGTCGAACTGCGGCGGGAGCTGGTCGACCGCGCCGAGTTCGACCGTCTCGGTCATCCCGTCGCGTTCCAGCGTCACGGTCTGCTCGTTCCCTTCCACGAACACCGGGTCGAGTGTGATGCGGCCCTCGGTCCCCGTGATGCGAAGCTGGTGACCCTCGTAGGCGTTGAAGCTGGCGTTGCACTGGGCCTGCACGCCGTTCTCGAAGGCGAACTGGAACGAGACGTGTTCGTCCACGTCGGCGAATGCAGCATCTGGGCTCGCGGTCATCGCCGCGACGCTGACCGGCTCCGAGTCGAGAACGAACCGCGTCGTGTTGAGCGGGTAGAGCCCGATGTCGGTGAGGGCGCCGCCGCCCGAGAGGCCCTTGTCGAGTCGCCAGCTCTCGTCCGGCTGGCTCGGGTCGTCGAGCATCCGGAACGAGAAGGACCCGTGGATGTGGACTGGGTCGCCGATGAACCCCGAGTCGACCAGCTCGCGGGCCCGCCGGACCGCCGGCCCGAACTGCATCCGGTAGGCGACCATGAACGGGATGCCGGCCTCGTCGACCGTCTTCGCGATGCGTTCCGCGCCGTCTCGCGTCGCCGCCATCGCCTTCTCACACAGCACCGCCTTCCCGAGCCTGGCGGCGGTCTCGACGTACGGTTCGTGGAGGGCGTGGGGGGTCACGACGTACACCGCGTCGTAGTCTTCGGCGGCGACACCGTCGTGGTACTCGTCGTAGGTGATGGCACGGGCCATGTCGAACTCGTCGGCGACCGATTCGGCCTTCTCGGGTGAACTGCTCACTGCCACGGTCGTCTCGCAGTTCGTGGCGGCGGCGAACGCCGGGAGGGCGTACTCCCGGGCGAAGCCGCCGAGGCCGACGACCGCGAACTCGACGGGACCGTCCTCGACGGGTTTGCGCCAGTCTTCGCGATGCCACTCGTCGAATCGACCGCTTGAAACGGGGTCCCCTGTCATCGTTCTCGCGTGCAGGCACGTCGGAGCCGTGAAGGATAGTTCTGCTCCCTGCGGAAATCGGGGACTGGTCACACCGCGGACTCTTCGCCGCCGTCACCACCTTCTCCATCGGACAGCAACCGCCGCACCAGCCTCTCGGCGTCGCCCTCGAACTCGCCGGCTTGCACGCTCCACAAGGTCGCGTACAGCCCACCCTCGGCCACGAGTTCGTCGTGGGTACCACGCTCGACGATACGGCCGTCCTCGACCACCAGAATCTGGTCGGCGTTGCGAACGGTCGAGAGCCGGTGGGCGATGACGAACGTGGTCCGGTCCGCGGTGAGCCGGGTCAGGGCGCGCTGGATGTACAGTTCGGTCTCGGTATCGACGGCAGAGGTGGCCTCGTCCAGCACCAGAATCGCGGGGTCCTGCAGCATCGCCCGCGCGAGGGACAGTCGCTGGCGCTGCCCACCGGAGAGCTTCACGCCGCGCTCGCCGATGCGGGTGTCGTAGCCCTCCGGCAGATCAAGCACGAACTCGTGCGCCTCGGCGGCCTGTGCGGCGGCGCGAATCTCCTCCTCGGTCGCGTCGAAGCTCCCGTAGGCGATGTTCTCGGTCACACTCCCGTCGAACAGGAACACGTCCTGGCTGACGTAGCCGACGTGGTCGCGCAGGCTGTCGAACGAGAGGTCGCGCACGTCGTGGCCGTCCACCCGGATCGCGCCGGAATTCACGTCGTAAAGCCGGAGCAGGAGCTTCGCGGCGGTCGATTTACCTGCACCTGTCGGGCCGACGAAGGCGACGGTGTCGCCCGGTTCAGCAGTAAAAGTTACGTCGTGCAGAACCTGCTCGCCGTCGACGTAGCCGAAGTCGACGTGGTCGTACTCGACCCGGCCCGTGACGGTGTCGAGGGTAGTGGGTCCCTCGGACTCGGCGACGGTGACCGGGAGGTCCTTCAGCCCGAAGATGCGTTCGCCGGAGGCCCGGGCGTTCTCGTAGGAGTTGACGATGCGGCCCATGCCGGCGAGGGGGTCGACGAACCGCTGGGTCATGAACAGGAACGTGACGAACTCGCCGACGTAGAGGGTCCCCGAGAACCCCGGCGGCGGCCCGGCGACGAGCCAGTAGCCGCCGAGCAGGAACGTCGCGGCGAAGGCGACGCCCGCCAGCAGGTCCATCCCCGGCTGGTAGAGATACTCGAGACGAGCCACCGCCCAAGTTCGCTCGTAGATGTCCCACGATGCGTCGGTGACGCGGCCGTCCTCGTACTCGCCGGTGTTGCTCGTCTTGATGACCTCCATCCCGCTGAGGTTGTTTTCTAACCTCGTATTCAGGTCGCCGAAGCTGGAACGCAGCGACCGGTAGAGCGGCCGAATCGTCCGCATGAACCAGACAGTGAATGTGAGCAGTAGGGGTACCCCGACCAGCGTGACGAGGGCCAGTTGCCAGTTGAGGTAGAACAGCAGGGCCGCAATGCCGAACACGGTCACGACGAGCTGGATGGCTCCCGAGACGGTGCCGTTCAGGAACTGCTTGAGGTTCCGCACGTCGTTGTTGAGGACGGACATCACCTGTCCGGTCTGCTTGTCGTCGAAGAAGGCCATGTCGAGCCGTTGCATCGCCCGGTAGGTGTCGGTCCGCAGGGCGTGTTGCACCCGGTTCGAGAACAGCGAGAGGCTGACGCCCTGGGTCCAGCCGAAGACGACGCTGCCGACGAAGGCACCGACGATGAGCGCGACCGAGAGCCAGAGCTGGTCGAGCGTCGTCGTCGGCAACAGGTCGGCGGGGACCAGTGGGAGCCGGAACGGCGTGTTGTCGTTGAACACCGAGTCGATGGCGATACCGAGCACCAGCGGCGGCACCAGGCCCACCAGGCGGGCGAACAGGCTCGTCACCAGCCCGAGGACGAACAGGTGCATGTCGTCGCGGCCGTAGGTCCGAAAGAGCCGGAGCATCGGGTCCGGGGCGTCCGCGTCGGGTTCGAAGGGGAGCGTCTCTCTGGCCGGTCTCATCGGGCCTCCGTCGGTGGCGGGGGTCGGCGCTCCCCGGTCGTGGTTCGACCGCGCCGAGAACCGAGTCCCGCGGCTGTGATGTGTCGTGTCGCCATGGCAGGTGGTGAAAGACGGCGTCCGCTGGCCGGAGCCGTCACTAACCCTACGTTAGGTTCCGACAGGATATAGCGAGAGCGGTACCCGGGGGCTCACCCACCCGAGCAGGCGGGAGACCGACGAATCAGTCGTCGGCCGCAGCGCCTTCTAGGTCGCCGTCGACCATCGCCGACACCGAGTGGATGCCCTCGCGGTCGCGGGCGCTCTCGGCGACCTGCACGAACTCGGCCTTCGACCGGGCCTCCGCGATGTCGCGGCCGCCACAGTACGAGAGCCCGGAGCGTACCCCCGACAGGAACTCGGTGAGGCGCGGGTCGAACGGCCCCGAAACCGGTGTGAGTGCCTCGACGCCCTCCCCGTGTTCGATGAGGAGCTCCTTGTCGCTGCGGTCGTGGTTCGCCGCCTCGCTCGCCATCCCACGCGAGACCTTGTAGCGCTCGCCGTCGAGCGTGACGACCCGTCCGGGGGCCTCGTCGGTGCCGGCGAAGTAGCCGCCCATCATCACCGCGTCGGCACCCGCCATGAGTGCCTTGACGGCGTCACCCGAGGACCGGATGCCGCCGTCCGCGATGATGGTGACACCGTGCTCCTCCGCTGCAGTCGCACAGTCGTCGACCGCGGTGAGCTGGGGCATCCCCGCTCCGGTCCGTTCCCGGGTGATGCAGTGCGAGCCGGGGCCGACGCCGACCTTGATGCAGTCCGCGCCGGCCGCGGCGAGGTCCTCGACACCCTGGGCCGTGACGACGTTCCCGACGATGAGTGGCGCGTCGGGGAACGCCTCGGCGAGTCGACGCGTCGCCTCCAGACAGATCTCGAGGTGGCCGTGTGCCACGTCGACCACGAGCGCGCAGGCCCCGGCGTCGAGACAGGCCGCGGCGCGCGCCTCGTAGTCCTCGTCGATACCGATGGCGACGGCCACGCGTTGGCCGGCCGCGACCACTGCCTCGACCTCCGCGACCTGCTCCTCGATGGTGCAGAATCGGTGGAGGACGCCGAGGCCGCCGCGGTTCGAGAGGGCCATCGCCAGGTCGGTTTCGGTCACCGTATCCATCGCGGCACTCACCACGGGGATGTCGAGTGTGAGCCCCGGCGCGAGCGTCGTCGAGAGGTCCACCTCGGTGCGACTCGCCACGGGAGAGCGCTGGGGGACGAGCAACACGTCGCCGTACGAGAGCCCGGTTCTGAGTTCCATCGTGCTGACCGCAGGCTAGAAGGACCGCCAGCAACCTAAACATACCGATTAATCGTTATAAATACCTATTCGACGTCGGCCTCGACCCGGTCGACCGCCATCGTGAGCCCGTCGTACTCCAGTTCGAGGGTCTCCATAGGCCACCCAGTCTCGCTATCGAAGCTGAGGCTGCTGGCGACGACGCGGACGTTCCGCATGGTCATCGTCATGGTCCGACCGCCCAGTTCGACCGTGAGGACGACCTCACCGAGGTTCCGGCCGCTGGTGGCCGCCTTCGTGAGCTTCGGCGTCGCCTTGTCGACCCGCTTGGTGATGGTGAGCGGTCTGTGCTGGACCCGGCCCCGACGGGCGACCCGGCCTTCCTCGCTGGCGACGCCCCACGACCACGACTCGATGTCTATCTCGCCGCGGTGTTTCCGGTCGGTCGATTCGCCCTCGATGTCGTCGAACTTGAGGTAGGCCCCGGCGGCCGCCGGTTGGGTGGGTTGGCTGCCACGGAGCCGCCCGCCGCGCCGGCCCGTCGTCGGCCGACCCGTCCGGACGCGGCTCTCGTCGTCGTCCTGCTCCTGCGCCCACGCCGCGGCGGGGATGGACCCACCGACTGCGGCGAGGGCGGCGAGCGCACCGATGCCTCGCACGAACGCGCGCCTGCTGGTCTGTCTGCTATCCATGTGAGAGGGTAGACCGCGAGGCGCGATTACCCGGCGGTAACCTTGGAG from Haloarchaeobius sp. HME9146 harbors:
- a CDS encoding twin-arginine translocation signal domain-containing protein, with amino-acid sequence MNDINRRRFLKRAGITAGVGLAGIAGTAASSRAANLQIHGRVQKTNKKPARRDFVGVAGRNLRVNYIETNDGGVFDLELNQPRNVAVGYYQMTPNARRIPSPKQDGSPDIYYLQCCVDVSNRPVNLGTFQLPEAYLLQVLATDEAGSPIEDARVRVVQRRFGGGWGSGTHTTNSSGLLQYADADHPGTELVGDVLVQVSPPADDGHFVDRTYEREIELQEPRTETFVLEKR
- a CDS encoding M48 family metallopeptidase, which translates into the protein MDLRLRLSLVVRMVVATAIVASLSVWVALVTGVLGSALLLGVVGWIPSKVATFALDAPRLSTVLDIHPGIVAVAAFAVLFVVYVGWERVAHHTTNDYLLPPSDVPQAAIVVVVLGALYSLLIESAAAITLAVLSVLSPFYLGIGVLAIGFLLGIYGFVLGVRGTVQSLQERSISDAVPADEVDERLPGMVARLARQGNVPAPSVQVTPRGRPEAFTVGSGSSALLVVSQGLLDLLPDDELEAVLAHEVSHLANGDSRVMATALAPIVYAEGLYIDENPNDPGDVVFNLFVRMALRYGEFGVAFLSRGREWAADAGAAELTGNPAALASALSRLDDEHGIPQEDPREWSEAYAALDIVPTLDPDGRSFPFRTHPSTQDRIERLQRLARELES
- the gfo6 gene encoding D-xylose 1-dehydrogenase Gfo6 → MTGDPVSSGRFDEWHREDWRKPVEDGPVEFAVVGLGGFAREYALPAFAAATNCETTVAVSSSPEKAESVADEFDMARAITYDEYHDGVAAEDYDAVYVVTPHALHEPYVETAARLGKAVLCEKAMAATRDGAERIAKTVDEAGIPFMVAYRMQFGPAVRRARELVDSGFIGDPVHIHGSFSFRMLDDPSQPDESWRLDKGLSGGGALTDIGLYPLNTTRFVLDSEPVSVAAMTASPDAAFADVDEHVSFQFAFENGVQAQCNASFNAYEGHQLRITGTEGRITLDPVFVEGNEQTVTLERDGMTETVELGAVDQLPPQFDYFAQCVLRGEEPIAGAAEGVRDMELVEAIYEAADEERVVDVALS
- a CDS encoding ABC transporter ATP-binding protein, with amino-acid sequence MLRLFRTYGRDDMHLFVLGLVTSLFARLVGLVPPLVLGIAIDSVFNDNTPFRLPLVPADLLPTTTLDQLWLSVALIVGAFVGSVVFGWTQGVSLSLFSNRVQHALRTDTYRAMQRLDMAFFDDKQTGQVMSVLNNDVRNLKQFLNGTVSGAIQLVVTVFGIAALLFYLNWQLALVTLVGVPLLLTFTVWFMRTIRPLYRSLRSSFGDLNTRLENNLSGMEVIKTSNTGEYEDGRVTDASWDIYERTWAVARLEYLYQPGMDLLAGVAFAATFLLGGYWLVAGPPPGFSGTLYVGEFVTFLFMTQRFVDPLAGMGRIVNSYENARASGERIFGLKDLPVTVAESEGPTTLDTVTGRVEYDHVDFGYVDGEQVLHDVTFTAEPGDTVAFVGPTGAGKSTAAKLLLRLYDVNSGAIRVDGHDVRDLSFDSLRDHVGYVSQDVFLFDGSVTENIAYGSFDATEEEIRAAAQAAEAHEFVLDLPEGYDTRIGERGVKLSGGQRQRLSLARAMLQDPAILVLDEATSAVDTETELYIQRALTRLTADRTTFVIAHRLSTVRNADQILVVEDGRIVERGTHDELVAEGGLYATLWSVQAGEFEGDAERLVRRLLSDGEGGDGGEESAV
- a CDS encoding guanosine monophosphate reductase, whose translation is MELRTGLSYGDVLLVPQRSPVASRTEVDLSTTLAPGLTLDIPVVSAAMDTVTETDLAMALSNRGGLGVLHRFCTIEEQVAEVEAVVAAGQRVAVAIGIDEDYEARAAACLDAGACALVVDVAHGHLEICLEATRRLAEAFPDAPLIVGNVVTAQGVEDLAAAGADCIKVGVGPGSHCITRERTGAGMPQLTAVDDCATAAEEHGVTIIADGGIRSSGDAVKALMAGADAVMMGGYFAGTDEAPGRVVTLDGERYKVSRGMASEAANHDRSDKELLIEHGEGVEALTPVSGPFDPRLTEFLSGVRSGLSYCGGRDIAEARSKAEFVQVAESARDREGIHSVSAMVDGDLEGAAADD
- a CDS encoding type VI secretion system tube protein Hcp, which gives rise to MDSRQTSRRAFVRGIGALAALAAVGGSIPAAAWAQEQDDDESRVRTGRPTTGRRGGRLRGSQPTQPAAAGAYLKFDDIEGESTDRKHRGEIDIESWSWGVASEEGRVARRGRVQHRPLTITKRVDKATPKLTKAATSGRNLGEVVLTVELGGRTMTMTMRNVRVVASSLSFDSETGWPMETLELEYDGLTMAVDRVEADVE